In a single window of the Rhopalosiphum padi isolate XX-2018 chromosome 1, ASM2088224v1, whole genome shotgun sequence genome:
- the LOC132917675 gene encoding 3-oxoacyl-[acyl-carrier-protein] reductase FabG-like, translating to MSFHSKIVLITGASSGIGAATAIHFSKLGAKLALTGRNLVNLQNVADQCEKSCSLKPLVVAGDLTNEDDTKRILDSTISHYNQLDVLVNNAGILENGTIESTSLDQYDRVMNANVRSIYHLTMLAVPHLVKTKGNIVNVSSVNGTRSFPNVLAYCMSKAAVDQFTRCVALELAPKGVRVNSVNPGVVVTNLLTRQGMSQEDYSTFLEKTKFTHALGRPGTVEEVAKAISFLASDDASFTTGDSVFIDGGRHAMCPR from the coding sequence ATGAGTTTTCatagtaaaatagttttaattacgGGGGCCAGTTCAGGAATTGGTGCAGCAACTGCTATACACTTTTCCAAATTGGGAGCAAAACTAGCACTTACTGGACGCAATCTTGTCAACCTACAGAATGTAGCAGATCAATGCGAGAAAAGTTGTTCACTGAAACCACTTGTGGTTGCTGGTGATCTAACAAATGAAGATGATACTAAAAGAATTTTGGATTCTACTATTTCTCATTATAACCAACTGGATGTTTTAGTAAATAATGCAGGTATTTTAGAAAATGGAACTATTGAGTCTACATCTCTTGATCAGTATGATCGTGTAATGAATGCCAATGTGAGATCGATCTATCATTTGACCATGTTGGCTGTTCCCCATTTAGTGAAGACTAAAGGTAATATAGTTAATGTATCAAGTGTAAATGGAACCAGATCGTTTCCAAACGTATTGGCATACTGTATGTCAAAAGCAGCAGTGGATCAATTTACAAGATGTGTTGCATTGGAATTGGCACCAAAAGGAGTTCGTGTAAACAGTGTTAACCCAGGAGTTGTAGTTACAAATCTTTTAACAAGACAAGGAATGAGTCAAGAagattattcaacatttttagaaaaaacaaaGTTCACACACGCATTAGGAAGACCCGGTACTGTCGAAGAAGTTGCTAAAGCAATTTCATTTTTAGCTAGTGATGATGCTAGTTTCACAACAGGCGATTCAGTTTTTATTGATGGAGGAAGACACGCTATGTGCCcaagataa